The Notolabrus celidotus isolate fNotCel1 chromosome 6, fNotCel1.pri, whole genome shotgun sequence nucleotide sequence GCCTGGAAGCCAAGCTGCGGGCCATCCAGACAGTATCTGTGCTCCTCCAAGGACCGAGCGAGGTGGGCAACAGTACTCTAGAGATGTCGGGAATGATGGATGCAGTGATCTCTCTGTGTGCCTCCAAAGATGTCACACACCAGCAGGTTGCAGTGGAGGCTCTTATCCATGCTGCAGGCAAGGCCAAGAGGGCCTCCTTCATCACAGCCAATGGCGTGGCACTTCTGAAGGACCTCTACAAGAAGAGCGAGAATGACAGGATACGTGTGAGAGCCCTGGTGGTAAGTGCTGAAGCAAAACATGTTCACAAGTTATTTTtgacagctgcagaggagaacATCATAAATAGGGATGAATGACCTGTGGTTTCTGATGCTTACTCTGCAGGGTTTGTGCAAGCTTGGATCTGCAGGAGGGACTGATTTCAGCATGAAGCAGTTTGCAGAGGGATCCACACTTAAGCTAGCCAAGCAGTGCAGGAAGTATGTTGGTCTGTGCTGAATGTGAAACCTGGTTGCCATATGTCATGCCTAAGCCACACTGATTCATATGATGATTACACAACAGAGAAGGAGTATTTCTTGAATTTAACAGAATTAGCAAGCTGcaacatttttctctttaagGTGGCTGTGTAACGAGTCTCTGCCTCCAACCTCCCGCCGGTGGTCAGTGGAAGGCCTTGCCTACCTCACATTTGATGCTGATGTGAAGGAAGACTTGGTAGAGGACAAGAACGCTCTCCTGTCCATGTTTGAACTAGCAAAGGTTAGActgatttattgtattttaaggTGATGATAAAAGTGAAAATGGACAATACAGATCAGTTCACCCAGATTCCTCTAAGATCATTTTTCTGTAGTTGTTGAAACATTCACTATGAGAATATATAGAAATACTGATTGTGTTGTTTGGGGTTACTTTaacctagttttttttttctgtgttcctCCAGTCTGAAGACAAGACGGTGCTCTTCGCTGTGGGCTCCACATTAGTGAATTGCACCAACAGCTATGAAGTAGAGAAGCCGGATCCTCAGATGGTTGAGCTAGCTAAGTACGCAAAGCAGCATGTGCCTGAGCAGCACCCAAAGGTACCTTTTAATGTTCCTTTTGTGTTGTCGAACTAATATCACACAACGTTCCTTTATTACTCTACAGTAGTTCTACTTGTCCAACTTTATGTTCTTACGTTTTCCTCCATCTACTCTTGTCTTTAAAGATTTATTGTGTTACATAAACCTGTCTCCTCCTTATGTGTCAGGATGCTCCTTCCTTTGTGGAGAAAAGGCTGGGGAAGCTACTGGAGGCTGGGGTGGTGTCTGCGTTGGTGTGTATGGTCAAGCATGAGAGTCCGGCCCTTACTGAGGCCTGCAGGGAGTTTATCGCCAGGTAGGAaaattaagcttttttttttttcctcagtcaCTGTTTTCGTGTGGTAAGTTTTCTTTTAACGCCATATCTCCTGGCAGGGTCTTCTTGGCTTTGGTGGAGCGACAAGAGGACAGAGGCACAGTAGTGGCACAGGGGGGAGGAAAGGTAGAGCAGCATAATAGaaatccttttattttctttctgcacACTAATCTAATCACTTTTATGCCAGGAGGTCTGAACTGTATGTTTACTTTGTCTTCCACAGGCTTTGATCCCATTAGCATCTGACAACACAGATATTGGCAAAATCAAAGCAGCACAAGCTCTGGCAAAAATAACCATCACATCAAACCCAGAGATTGCCTTCCCAGGAGAACGGGTAAGACCTTCACTATGTGAAAAGTCTTTTTAACGACAGACAAAACTCAAGAACTATTCTTTTCTAACCTTGTCTCACTTTGTGTTGTCAGATATATGAGATGGTGCGTCCCCTTGTCAGTCTTTTGAGTCTTGAATGCACCCTGCTGCAGAACTTTGAGGCACTCATGGCTCTCACAAACCTGGCTGGCATCAGCGAAAGACTAAGGTTGGTCACTAGGGGGCAGTGTCTCCCAAGAATACAATCATACAACACATGGAGTGTATTgctatatatttaatataatcaGTTTTAAAAGGGACATGTTTCACAAGTATCTTAACATGTTGGCATAAAAGTAGACCATagtatgtttattttgtttgatttgtaaatttttctgcacatcaacttttctaaaaataaacaaactgagcatgatttaaaaaatgtgctcacatttttttttaaattcagaaaaCCTTCAGGAtcctaattatttttttaatttatagtaAATTTCCTGTTTAAATATTCTTatcaaagttgttttttctgaCTTGTAGTTAAGTCCAGTTAGGTCTTAAGTCATAACCATATAAAAGATTGCGATGCAGTATTGTAAGGCTCTTATTAAATCATTGTCATAGTTTAACAGAGTTAGTAATGTTTTtgggtattttttttacatagctGATGTAATGTCACTTCAGTCAACATGTCCAACAATGCATATCATTTGAAaccctgcctttctttttttgtcttactTAATCAGCattgttcagtgtttttgagcATTTTCGCATATTGATGAAGTTTGATGTTTCACAGACAAAAGATCATAAAGGAGAAGGCAGTCCCAAAAGTCGAAGGTTACATGTTTGAAGAGCACAACCTGGTCCGAGCCTCTGCTACAGAGTGCATGTGTAATCTGGTTTTAAgtgaagaggtaaaaaaaaaagactcatggATGAATGTATGGCACAGATTGGTTTATAAGTTGAGGTTAAAGCAGTGAATCTTTGGTATGTATTCTCAGGTGCAGACACTGTATCTAGCCACAGGCAATGATCGCCTGAAGCTGCTCGTGCTGTACagtggagaggaggatgagagatTGAGAAAAGCTGCTGCAGGGACCTTGGCCATGCTGACAGCTGAGCAGCCTGAGCTCTGTGCCCGCATCCCTGGAACAGTAAGGATTAATCACCCAACCCCCTACCTTCACCAACGGAGCACTGTCGCATATCATAAtgattcacttttttattttatgaccCCTTGTTGTTCTCTCTTCGCAGACGACCCACTGGCTAGAGATTATACAGGCACTGTTGCTCTGTGAAATATCTGACCTGCGTCATCGTGGAGTGGTCATCGTTCACAACATGATGCAGGCAGATAAAAGTCTAGCTGAGACGCTCATCGAGAGTGAAGCTCTGGAGATTCTTTCTGTCTTGGCAAAGGGAGGAGAGGGCATGCCTGAGCCCGTCTGCAAGATTGCTCAGAACTGTCTGGACAAGGCTGTGGAGTACAACATCATTATGTCCAGGGACGGGAAGGAGAAGCGCAAACAACTTGAACCATGAAAGCATagctgcagtgtgtgaatgtgcttgGAGACAAAGTGCTTTGTGTATTGTTGGACCAGTGAAGTCATTACAGTTTTGCAGGATATCAGTTTTAGTCTAGAAGAGTACAAGCTGAAATACTCTGCTGGTTTAACTAGCAACTGtgaaagaaatttaaaaaaagagcgaaaGTATGTTTTGACAAAAAGCTGATACTACTACTGAGACACAAATGAGCTTGGATTGCTTTCAACTGCTTGTATTAATCTTATTAACTTGTGTCTTTTACTTCTGAGACCAAACAGGCACTCTAACATTCTCATTCTTCACTAAAAAATGATATGCCTCTATTTTTGCATTCATTGTTATGTGTGATAACACAGAAATAATCATACTCCTTaatattttgttgttattttctatattttttcactttaacattcccatgtttttattttcagttgcCTGAACAACaagcaaaacacaaatgtgtAACTCTTTGTCATTACTGCCTATTTTGTATTCTTACTATATCGCTGTAATTATTACTCAACTACATTTCCAATGTGCTAATTGTAAAgtgggttgtttttttaaaaactgaacacatggacagaaaaaataaatactttgttaccagtggtggacaggaaCAAAGTatatttacttgagtacagtacttaagtacatttttgagtatctgtactttacttgagtattatttttggggggaacttattactttcacTCCACTAAAttctgaagacaattattgtacttttcactccactacattgctatcaatgctctagttactcactacttttgccttgaagtcagctcatgaatgtccttctcttttctgaaatctgatcccacggttgaacatggagcaaacacagagcagatttcactcagatcaggcagttcatgtagaggtggtaatgatgtctataattctccacatgagcacccatgaccatatcttcagcccgcgttacaggtttttaaaatgaagaatgatatgcatctttggaaatgttccccctgtttcccactctgcccaaacataccaatatttcactgtccaacctgagaaagcgtgttgagctacgtaacatttgttttattccagatgaacatttcaaactaagttgtctgtgcttggagtaacttagtgtctggttttattccatggtatagtttttagagatttgaagtaatggtttctagataaacataatgtaacagaatgtactcttaTGTATTCTCGACTGCActtgtgtattttgaaaattaaaggttttaagatattttaagaagtactttgaatactttagtattttttaaaagaaagtacttcagtactcaagtaataatttgacagagcaactttcagttgtattggagtaatatttgaccaggaggatctatactttaactgaagtaatgaagctgtgtactttgtccaccactgtttgtTACCAGAGTTAAACAAGTTGTTTAGTATCCCTATCTTCACGTATAAGGTCTTTATCCAACGAGGACAGCAGAGCGCATGCGCAGTACGCCCCATGCGCTAACGACAACCCTGTGCATAATATGGAACAACTACTTTTCAATTAGAAAGCAAACCAAGTCCAAAATTTTTCAATGCGGTGGTTTGGATTTGGCTTCAACGCATTTGGACAGATATATGTCCATGTGAAATCAACGGAGGTAGAGAGTTACGACGATGAGGACGTGAAAGTGAGCAGCCCTACAGAGCTAGCTACAAGCAGGGACTGCCGCTTGAACACTGTTGAAGAAGTTAAAGCAAGTTGGAGTCGAAGAGCATTTTTACAATTGGATGGTAAGTGTCAAATAAAGAAACCACGCTAGATCGGTTTTGAAACGCATATAATCGTACATTAAAATTGCACTTATTAATACAGTCATTCACTCGTGGCATATCTGTTCCCCGTCTATCAGGAGACAGATGTGTATACCTGGCAGGTTTCGGTGCAGTCCCCTCCTCCAATGAGTCCTGTGGTGTCCCtatgaaacacactgatggCTGTACCGATGTCTTCATCAGTGAGTCATGTTTAACGCTCGGGTTTTCAGACAGAGTTGAGGTCTGGGATCTGCTGAAGGAAGAGAAGACTCCATCATGGAGCatggaaatgaaaacacaatcGGAGACCTCTGGTAATCATAATGTACTTTGACAGTACTAGAGTAGGCTATGGTGAGAAAGTTGAAACTAATATGtgcatgtcttgtgtttttccaGGGACCCGTTTAAATCTTCCATTGGTGCCTGGGGGTTACATAGCCATGAAACCACCTTTCTACCGTCCCTTATCACAGCACCTAAAAGCCAAGAGTCTGGCACTTAGTGCAGAGCATGCCATCCTCCTCACTGCCTCTGGAGTAGTGTACACATGGGGAGCAGGAAGGTAGATATACTGCCCTAACATATATCCTTACAGGGAATGTGAGCAAGATCATCATGCTTATATTTATCTTAtacatgtgtatttttttatctttttttgtacAGCCATGGTCAGCTTGGGCATGGAGGCCTCACCTCTGAGGAGGACCCCAGGGTAGTTGAGGCTCTCTGGGGGATGCCTATGAACTGTGTGGCAGCAGGAGGCTGGCACTCTGTCTGCATCAGTGGTAAATTGCACTAATCTTAATAATCTTGGCAATCTCTACCAAGTGAGAGCCACTCAGAAGGCAAAGGCCACCCTTGAGGACCCTCACCACCccctttattcagagtttagattttttaccaacagggaggaggttcacttatACTAGGAGGGAAAGATCAAACCGATATCTTAGATCATTTGTGCTCTCAGCTGTTGGggttttaaacaagctgtaggaCCTTGCCTTGGTCTCAGGTACAGGAAAGATGATGTCATCCATGGGAGTTAAGTTATATGGATATGTACTTAAATTAatttgtgaacttgtgtttgttattaTCTGTATTGCATGTGTGTATAGGATGTATGTAGGACTGCTGTTGCGAcccaaattgccccttggggtCTATAAAGATTTTCTAATCTAAGTGTCCTACAggatatgtaaaaatattaagaaatcagcttaacctttaaaaaaaatatatatatatatacttcaATTACCTTTTTACAGATGGAGGTGACCTGTATGTGTGGGGCTGGAATGAAACTGGCCAGCTTGGACTTCCATCACGGGGTCTGAGGaaagcacagcagcagcagcaacaagcaGGTACAACAGTTTTGAAATAAGATACTTGAAAATTATCAAGTATAGGGATATTTCACCCCAAATAACCCCAAGCTTCTATATATACAGCATCCACGGTGGCTATAAAGTAGCCTAGTAGATATGACAGAAGatacaaacagtaaaaaataatagaGTGCATATTGGCTATATTGCACAGTTTCTGTCTCTCCGCTGTTCCTATTGTTAGACCTGAATTTTTTCAGGTGTTTCTTCTGAATGTAAGAAAAATCCCAAATGCATTTTtcaacattacaataaatctGAGGGGAGCTGATAGCTAGTTTGAGCTTCACCTGATTGCAACAAATTGGTGAAAAAAAGTTCCACTAACTAAATGCTGCCAATTTCCATTATACTGGGCCACAGTTGCTTTCTAACAATATTTATAAGTAGCCTTTGAGCTATAgaaaattattattctttattgCTCCATCATCCCCTGAACTGTATCATCTTAACTATAAGCTACCATGCAGCTTATAGATGTCACTTTTAAGTTAGAACACAAGTAGTCCTAAGTACATAAGTGTTGAATCTTCAGGAGCGGGAGCATCATGCCAACATGCTGGCACAACTCCTACTGATGAGCCacaagaaggagagaagaatgAAGATGTATTTATATCAATCCAGGCATTTCCGGCTCTGCTGGATGTCACTCCATCATGTGAAGTCAAGACAGTCAGCTGTGGCTTCAGACATACAGCTGCTGTAACTAGTAAGAAACCTCAATTGGCATTTAATGTACAATTTATGGGCAAGATAAGTCTTTGTAGTAATTATCCTTTTTTTCATTGCAGCCAAAGGTGAACTCTACACATGGGGCTGGGGTATGTAtgtctgtatatatattttttaatgtatttttcagAGCCAAGTTGAAAAACATATTCATGATCAGTAGTACGTGTTACATCCTGATACCAATAGGTTCTTTAGAGCCCAAGTTTGGCATTCTTAACCTTCCATCTTCTTTTAACTATTTCAGGTGACTATGGCCAACTTGGACACCAGAGTTTAGTCAGTTCAGATGAGCCTCAGTGCGTGGAGTTCTTCAGGGAGAAGCAGCTGCATGTGGTTGATGTTGTGTGCGGGGCATGGAACACTTTTGCTGCTGTTGTCAAGAAGGATGTAGAAACTAGCTCTTAACATTACTTTATGGTTTCTTTGATACACTGGACAATGGACTTTGGACAAAACACCAGGAAGTGTAAACTATTTCATCAAATACAATGCTTTGAATAAATTATGTTTTGTACGCATACAGTGTTTCAATCTGTTAAAACGAAGACACTTTGGTTAttggaaatattttaaattttattttaagaaataataaatcacAGCCTTTATAGCTCACAAACAATACATAAAACAGATAAGGCAGTAAATACTAGTATAATTTAAGGCAAATATCTAAAAGTTGTTCTACTTGAAAATTAAACAACAAGAGTTTGAAGGGCAATGCTTTTCTGCACACTGTTGGAAGGTCTTCACAGCACAATCTTGAAAGAACTGGAAAACCAAGATATATTAGAAATTAGATTGAACAAAATTATGTTGAGTACATAAAAGTGCTGACGCTGACATGATTCGTAGTTACCTGACAAAATCTGGTGATCTTGAGATGACGTGCTGAAACTCTGAAAGGTTGACAGTTCCGTCTTTGTCGATGTCTGACTCTTCAAGAATCTGAAGAGCATGGAAAGGGAAAACCTGATCATCTTGcaatcaaacttttaaaaaaatatgaagagaCTTGATAGACTTACATTGCCAATGAGCTGCCTCATTTCTTCAGTCGTTAGTCTTGTGTCATCTGTCTCACCAGTTAGGCAGTTGACCAGCTTCTCCAGATCACCATAATCAAGAGTTCCATCATCGTCAAAGTCTGTAAATATCATAGATCTTATTACACAACTAGTTATCCTGAgacttgaataaataaaaataatgaactaacttttttttgttgtatttaccAAATATGCGGAATGCATAGTGGGATTTAATTTCCAGAGTAGCAGAATCACTGAAGGCACTCAAGAGGTCCAAAAAGTCCTCAAATGTCAGGCTCCCATCTTTCAGCTCAGATGTTGAGAAAACATGGCAGATTCGTTTCCTGAATGGGTTGGACTGTGACGAGTAAGGTACAAGGGTCAGTTACGTTTATCAGAGTTTGTATCACTTCCTCAAAGTCACATAACGCACAGAGAATTCTAAACAACAGAGACACCGcaatatatttataatattttcaCCTTGAGCTCTGGCAAAGTTAAAATCCTTTCCATTGGTACCCTGGTATTTGGTAGTTCTTTCTCATCTTTTGTGAGGAGTTCAGTGAATCTCTTGTgagcacttaaaaaaacaaagacaatgacAGATTAGAAAAGTAAAGATAAGTTGATTTCAAGTTTTTCTGAAATCGGAAACATTAGTTGAGTGGCGGCTTGCAGATGATTACTCACAGAAGTATTTCTTGCTTTGTCAAGAATGTCAGCTCCTAAAAGTAAAGGTGATCATTACAGGCACAGATTAACTTAAAATGGTTCATTTTTCTACACAGGAATAGTTTTGATGCCATCTTAATAAAGGACCCATGTTTACATACTAGCAACGTCAGCTCTGAACTGTCTCAAAAAACGCCACGACTGCTGATGGTTTCAGAAAAGCACGCTGACTGTGTTTAATTACTTGTTAAATACGTATTAAAACAGCAGATCGGGTGTAAATATAACGGAACTAACTCTGAGAAAATATAAATTATGTTATCCGGAGTTATTACAACAACTGCTCAACTTTAACTGCTCCGTAAACTTTAACGTCGATTAGAAATGTGTTGCCTTGGCAGACTAAACTTTTGGCACTTACTTGGTATTCCGAAAGCAAATCTTTCCCAAGTTGACTTGCTGTAGTGCCCATCCTGACTTACAAATGTACTTTTGTTGTTGTCAACACTCAGTGAACTACACTACTAGTTGATTTTACATGGCGCACTTCCGGGATCACACCAGCGCGTTCCCTTTCCTGTATCAGGTTACGTAACCGTGTCCATGGTGACGTTCTTGTAAGCAGAGTGTGGCTGAAGAGTTCTGTGGTTTTAAGTAACAGGTgcaggggcgtcgtagtgggggggGGGAAAGCGGGACTGACTACCCAGgacccaagtggggagggggggccttaatgggcctgaaataaagtgtgttttctactaggcttttcttttgttttgttataactgcaataggataactaaaattgtctgaataaataaacaaacatcagaattcctttctggaatttCTTTACGGCTCTGTGAGATGCACATCTAATGCAAGCgtcaaactccggtctcaaactatgaagcccatacagaagtgttactaactgcaattcatcaagaatccgcttgaggctggctgcagaaacaccggaaaccacatacacacccattcaaaaatctttgtagcattaataaacatgtttacagcctggttcaaaaatggcttcagtctatgtagctaatttctctattggcacacactgtacgggggggggggggggtggatttttttctaacgccacggttcagaagataataagatttttgcccaaataaggacatgactgacgtgactcctggacgggaacacatagctgttggctaggaggctcaaaccccgcctctttatgtcaaactatgcctggttgagttccacatttccaatatggctgccgccgtctattggcttcaaaacagcgctcaggaacagatgggtgacgtcacaaatactatatccattatttatacagtctatggtctcatgcctaaagtggggaattgtcatattttcatagcatcaagtttggctgaatctgattgaaagtaaactgtaggtttttagagttttatttgacttcatgaggttagattataccaaataatgcccccttgtttatcaacaagtcacttggcttcaataAATCTTGTtaaaagaggtggacagtctgaaggtcaatattgtgcagttacatttggagaaattgtaaaaaaagaaaaaattgatatgtagcttagattcgAGTCAGTTAACCAAGACAAGacatatttttgggctttttttcacctttattggataggacagctgaagagagacaggaaatgtgggcagtagagagtgggggaagacatgcagtaaatggtcgaccagccaggaGTTGAattggcgacctctgcgacgaggactatagcctccacACGTAGGACGCTTAGACCGGTCGGCCACCAGCACTCCAACCAGCATCGTTTTAAGcatgtatttttgtttaatgcaaataaaccagtattatatcagcaatgttatattttgtagggttggctgtggggATGGGGACTACTGaaatatcttttcagggggcccagaattcctgacGACGCCCCTGAACAGGTGTAACCCTGTGTagtaaaaagtttaaaaacttgAGTTGTTGCCACATTTACCACCCATAACGAAGGCAGGACTGCCTTACTTAAGTATTGCCTCAGGTTTGCTTTTCAGGGTGCCACCAATAAAATATTGAAGCaggcttcttttttatttaaccaagCTTAAACATTAattccttcattcattcattaatgaaTGTATTTGATTGTTCATTTATTTGAGATTAGTGTAAGATTCaataggaaaaaaagaaagaaagagataaggGAGTGAAGTGCATTGAAGGTCCATTGAAAGTAGGCCTAATAACATCAGCAGTGTCATCTAAAATGTAGGTGCTATCAACTTATCCTATATTATAGCTTGTGATAGAACTGTTCCAGAAAATCAGATGATATTGAGttgaaatgaatacatttaaataaagccTTTAATTAAACACTATAAGTCAGGGGTTCCCCAAGTTTTCAgcttgcgacccccaaaatataggtgccaaacaCTCGCGACCCCtgctgtccctcaaagtgatttcattTAGCTGGCCTACAGAGAATTAGCCtatctatatgagcatgtggctgtgtttcctgtgcctttatgaactaacctactgctactgatgcttttgataattaactgttcactaaccctaaacttaggagtcatctggcaacaaagaaaggcagaaaactcagtacattttctattttcaaggttttatttcaaggttagctactgtttttgtctAAATTTTGTActataatgagtaaaatgtactaattttagataactttaaaaaaaacattcgagaaggcatctcacgacccccatttgtgtctcgcgatcCCTCAGGgggacccacactttgggaacccctgctataaGTTACAGAATTTCTTCCTTGATAAAGTTGAATCAACTtaaatgcattattttattttaggttTTGCAGCTTCTCCAATTAATGTGTAGTAACTATCTCTCGTGATGCATAGATGCATGTATGCATATataacacaaaacagaacagcTTGAGATAACTTTCAGTCTTCTGCCTCAAATTTCACAATTCAGACAATAAATCTTTAAACAACTACCTTGTTGTTTTTGGACTGATCCACTAatcatgtctttggactgtctTCATACTATCTGTCGTTTGTAGTAAACAAGTCTAATGAACAAATTAAAAGTAGAAGTGAAACAGCTGTtctaatcagatttattttattctagaTTTCCAAcaaatatcatttttattttgaggcaaaaacaaaacattcaggGAAtcactgcttgttttttttagaaattaGATACCCCATTGACAAAAACCAACAGTAAACAACAtgaaagaaaactacttttcaTTATATCTCTTAAAAAATGAACCTACTGGTAATGTATAAAATTTGTAGAGCATTGCATACGATATCctgaacaacatttttttttttagatgagataagattTTGACATGAAGCTCAGGAGAGGATGAATTCAGGTTCAGAAGGATGAGACCTAAGCTCCTTGATTTGTCTCCCAGTCTGTTGTatctgaaagaaacaaaaacacacacacaagaaagaaTAAATCT carries:
- the unc45a gene encoding protein unc-45 homolog A, with the translated sequence MEGSETDKNSAALREEGNDLFKAGDVQGAVCCYTKALKLSDSPADGAVLHRNRSACYLKLKEFNKAETDASKALDIDPGDVKARFRRAQAFHKLGQLDQAFMDAQRCAQLEPKNKAFQDLLRQLGAHIQQKSAQLNSTDARVQKMFSLLLDASASDSDRQKAAQNLVVLSREDAGAEQIFRNDGVKLIQKLLQSKQEDVALSALRTLVGLCTGHQSRTMAIVNELGMEQLCAVMGSGASAVSLAACHLLQVMFEALTEGMKKEIRGKDEAILPEPSKELRSMLRHLLEMMPASNVSGPGRDSAINLLVKQVPRKSLKNPDNSLTLWVIDQGLKKILEVAGTVPELSKGLPLTDNSHMSCSVLLTKLYDDLKSDKERENFSKLCEEYVQQHFSRSGLEAKLRAIQTVSVLLQGPSEVGNSTLEMSGMMDAVISLCASKDVTHQQVAVEALIHAAGKAKRASFITANGVALLKDLYKKSENDRIRVRALVGLCKLGSAGGTDFSMKQFAEGSTLKLAKQCRKWLCNESLPPTSRRWSVEGLAYLTFDADVKEDLVEDKNALLSMFELAKSEDKTVLFAVGSTLVNCTNSYEVEKPDPQMVELAKYAKQHVPEQHPKDAPSFVEKRLGKLLEAGVVSALVCMVKHESPALTEACREFIARVFLALVERQEDRGTVVAQGGGKALIPLASDNTDIGKIKAAQALAKITITSNPEIAFPGERIYEMVRPLVSLLSLECTLLQNFEALMALTNLAGISERLRQKIIKEKAVPKVEGYMFEEHNLVRASATECMCNLVLSEEVQTLYLATGNDRLKLLVLYSGEEDERLRKAAAGTLAMLTAEQPELCARIPGTTTHWLEIIQALLLCEISDLRHRGVVIVHNMMQADKSLAETLIESEALEILSVLAKGGEGMPEPVCKIAQNCLDKAVEYNIIMSRDGKEKRKQLEP
- the LOC117814236 gene encoding RCC1 domain-containing protein 1-like; protein product: MRWFGFGFNAFGQIYVHVKSTEVESYDDEDVKVSSPTELATSRDCRLNTVEEVKASWSRRAFLQLDGDRCVYLAGFGAVPSSNESCGVPMKHTDGCTDVFISESCLTLGFSDRVEVWDLLKEEKTPSWSMEMKTQSETSGTRLNLPLVPGGYIAMKPPFYRPLSQHLKAKSLALSAEHAILLTASGVVYTWGAGSHGQLGHGGLTSEEDPRVVEALWGMPMNCVAAGGWHSVCISDGGDLYVWGWNETGQLGLPSRGLRKAQQQQQQAGAGASCQHAGTTPTDEPQEGEKNEDVFISIQAFPALLDVTPSCEVKTVSCGFRHTAAVTTKGELYTWGWGDYGQLGHQSLVSSDEPQCVEFFREKQLHVVDVVCGAWNTFAAVVKKDVETSS
- the LOC117814237 gene encoding calcium and integrin-binding protein 1-like, whose product is MGTTASQLGKDLLSEYQELTFLTKQEILLAHKRFTELLTKDEKELPNTRVPMERILTLPELKSNPFRKRICHVFSTSELKDGSLTFEDFLDLLSAFSDSATLEIKSHYAFRIFDFDDDGTLDYGDLEKLVNCLTGETDDTRLTTEEMRQLIGNILEESDIDKDGTVNLSEFQHVISRSPDFVSSFKIVL